A genomic window from Candidatus Obscuribacterales bacterium includes:
- the tyrS gene encoding tyrosine--tRNA ligase has protein sequence MNKTEDIAKQAIPQDILEEAAELARGAEILPDGVNALAAKIWQARKEGRPLRVKLGIDPTSTDLHVGHAVCFRKLSRFQKFGHQIVVIIGGFTAQIGDPTGRNSTRPPLTADDVAVNAKTYLDQMGSIIDLNKAEVTNNGDWLAPLNLNDLIKLASKVTVNQMLAKEAFGSRIEQQLPVHLHELFYPILQGYDSVAIKSDIELGGTDQRFNILAGRELQGHYGQSQQLAMLLPLLEGTDGVQKMSKSYNNYIGLKEIPDDMFGKCMRIPDNLIIKYFEMTTDWTGAEIDKLKAELAAGANPKDAKEKLAWQIVCQYHNKDIADKALLEWTRVHSERQVPEEIPSHVVTADCQLFRIMVESKLTSGTGEAKRLIQEGAVRLDGEQVREPNAQVTISKPEGVVLQVGRRKFVRLVNK, from the coding sequence ATGAATAAGACAGAAGACATTGCCAAGCAAGCAATTCCTCAGGACATCCTTGAGGAAGCAGCTGAACTCGCCCGTGGCGCGGAGATTTTGCCGGATGGGGTAAATGCCCTGGCAGCCAAAATTTGGCAGGCTCGCAAAGAAGGTAGACCGCTTCGTGTGAAGTTAGGAATCGACCCAACATCAACGGATTTGCATGTGGGACATGCTGTTTGTTTTCGTAAGTTAAGTCGTTTTCAAAAATTCGGTCATCAGATTGTTGTGATTATTGGCGGATTTACCGCACAAATTGGCGATCCGACTGGACGCAATTCAACGCGCCCGCCTTTGACTGCAGATGACGTAGCCGTCAATGCTAAGACTTATCTAGATCAGATGGGTTCAATCATCGATCTTAATAAGGCAGAAGTCACAAACAATGGCGACTGGTTGGCTCCCCTAAATTTGAATGACCTCATCAAGTTAGCGAGCAAAGTAACTGTCAATCAAATGTTGGCAAAAGAAGCATTCGGCAGTCGTATTGAACAACAATTGCCGGTGCATTTGCACGAATTGTTTTATCCAATATTGCAAGGCTATGATTCTGTCGCAATTAAATCCGACATTGAATTAGGTGGTACTGATCAACGATTCAATATTCTTGCCGGACGTGAACTACAAGGACATTATGGACAATCACAGCAGCTAGCGATGTTGCTTCCATTATTGGAAGGCACTGACGGCGTGCAGAAAATGTCCAAGTCGTACAACAATTACATCGGGCTCAAAGAAATTCCTGATGATATGTTCGGCAAATGCATGCGCATACCGGACAATTTGATCATCAAATACTTTGAGATGACTACCGATTGGACTGGTGCTGAAATAGATAAGCTCAAGGCAGAATTGGCTGCCGGAGCCAATCCTAAGGATGCCAAAGAAAAGTTGGCTTGGCAAATAGTCTGCCAGTACCACAACAAGGATATTGCAGACAAGGCGCTTTTGGAATGGACTCGCGTGCACAGTGAAAGGCAAGTGCCTGAAGAAATACCTTCGCATGTTGTCACCGCTGATTGCCAGCTATTTCGAATTATGGTTGAATCCAAATTGACCTCCGGTACCGGTGAAGCGAAGCGCCTAATACAAGAAGGTGCGGTGCGCCTTGATGGCGAGCA